A portion of the Tachysurus fulvidraco isolate hzauxx_2018 chromosome 8, HZAU_PFXX_2.0, whole genome shotgun sequence genome contains these proteins:
- the trim65 gene encoding tripartite motif-containing protein 65, whose translation MEEHSLTCIICLERYKYPVTIPCGHTFCKVCISKHWDQIERGGHQNTSFNCPVCKKTFTERPTLNRNVSLSVLSEVAANSKAERAAGVACRTDRVEDGYEELCPCHQKPLIFYCRSDHMCVCSVCSVKECKDHDKVLVEEERSNREEGLKKKSIEIGKCMEDTENNIQALSENITEAKVSLQQTSQWVSAKFSQLLKVLTEKQEVTQSFLEQQQASTVAQAETQLSNLQEKLEQLRGLQEQISSLCSLPDCQFIQVSRLVEVPQVGSVPVDVTVNLQEKLNPVTDILSRISKMVCEDLDKAVYAAVSHNKEGSPQDKRPMLAVVPSPATPPYPAGKEGLIQYRCSLTFNPCTANAHLVLSQNNRRAEHLSSGPHTVPTDEARFDYTWQVLCSENFTHGRHYWELEVSKPWAYVGVTYPGIPRKEKGRTSMLGMNDLSWSLELNERQLTAWHGSHGDPVSGELQLSKRPLRIGMLLDYDEGTLAYYGENQVRLHAFHCIFSHELYPACWIGEGVSVTLCPM comes from the exons ATGGAGGAGCATAGTCTGACCTGCATTATCTGCTTGGAGCGTTACAAATACCCAGTGACTATCCCTTGTGGCCACACATTCTGCAAGGTATGCATATCCAAACACTGGGATCAGATAGAGCGAGGTGGACATCAGAACACATCATTCAACTGCCCAGTTTGCAAAAAGACTTTCACTGAAAGACCCACTCTGAACCGAAATGTGTCCCTGTCCGTTTTGAGCGAAGTGGCAGCCAACAGCAAAGCAGAGAGAGCTGCCGGTGTGGCGTGCAGGACAGACCGTGTCGAAGATGGCTATGAAGAGCTCTGTCCTTGCCATCAAAAGCCTCTTATCTTCTACTGCAGGAGCgatcatatgtgtgtgtgctctgtgtgctCTGTGAAAGAATGCAAAGACCATGACAAGGTGTTGGTGGAAGAAGAAAGGAGTAACAGAGAG GAGGGACTGAAGAAGAAGTCCATAGAGATTGGAAAATGCATGGAGGATACAGAGAACAACATTCAGGCACTTTCTGAAAATATCACTGAAGCTAAA GTGTCCCTGCAGCAGACGTCTCAGTGGGTGAGCGCCAAGTTCTCCCAGCTGCTAAAGGTGCTGactgagaaacaggaagtgacgcAGAGTTTCTTGGAGCAGCAGCAGGCCAGCACTGTGGCTCAGGCTGAGACTCAGCTCAGCAACCTGCAGGAGAAACTCGAGCAGCTCAGAGGGCTACAGGAGCAGATCAGCAGCCTCTGTTCCCTCCCAGACTGCCAGTTTATTCAG GTCTCCAGGCTGGTTGAGGTTCCTCAGGTGGGTTCCGTTCCTGTAGATGTCACTGTAAACCTTCAGGAGAAGCTGAATCCGGTCACGGACATTCTGTCTCGCATCTCAAAGATGGTGTGTGAGGACCTGGATAAAGCTGTGTATGCAGCTGTGAGCCACAACAAAGAAG GCTCTCCTCAAGACAAGAGACCAATGCTTGCTGTAGTACCAAGTCCAGCCACTCCACCTTACCCAGCAGGAAAGGAAGGCCTCattcaat ACCGTTGTTCATTGACCTTTAACCCTTGTACGGCCAACGCTCACCTCGTGCTTTCTCAGAACAACCGACGGGCAGAGCACCTGAGCTCAGGACCACATACAGTGCCAACCGACGAGGCGCGCTTTGATTACACCTGGCAGGTTTTGTGCTCAGAGAATTTCACACATGGCCGCCACTACTGGGAGCTGGAGGTGTCTAAGCCTTGGGCATATGTAGGTGTGACATACCCAGGCATCCCACGCAAGGAGAAAGGCAGGACATCCATGCTGGGAATGAATGATCTCTCATGGAGCCTGGAGCTGAACGAACGCCAGCTCACTGCTTGGCATGGCAGCCACGGAGACCCTGTATCAGGTGAGCTGCAGTTAAGCAAGCGGCCTCTGCGCATCGGAATGCTGCTGGACTACGACGAAGGCACTCTGGCTTATTATGGTGAGAACCAGGTGAGGCTGCACGCCTTCCACTGCATCTTTTCCCATGAGCTCTATCCTGCCTGCTGGATCGGGGAGGGGGTCAGCGTCACTCTCTGCCCAATGTGA
- the wbp2 gene encoding WW domain-binding protein 2: MALNQNHSEAGGVIINNSESVLMSYKNVELAFSDADSLPDLFRRSRKGSVFLTPYRVIFVTKGKDALQSFMMPFYLMKGCDVKQPVLGANYIKGTVSAEPEGGWEGSATFKLIFAAGGAISFGQHMLQVASQACRGQPVNPDLVCPYMSNGAYAYPPPPPSNSIYSTGPPPPGYSYPVPPGAFYSNFQDFDGAAASVPPPSYSETMAQTPPDPDQPRTPAAEAKAAEAAASANTAPLARTHVYLPDDKPPPYSPPEDKKNQ, encoded by the exons ATGGCTTTAAACCAGAATCATTCGGAGGCAGGAGGAGTGATCATCAACAACAGTGAGAG TGTTTTGATGTCCTATAAGAACGTCGAGCTGGCGTTCAGCGATGCAGACAGCTTGCCTGACCTGTTTAGGAGGAGCAGGAAAGGGAGTGTCTTTCTCACACCATACAGG gtgATCTTTGTAACAAAGGGGAAAGATGCTTTGCAGTCATTTATGATGCCATTCTACCTGATGAAGGGCTGTGACGTGAAACAACCTGTGCTCGGAGCTAACTACATCAAGGGCACCGTCAGTGCGGAACCGGAAG GTGGTTGGGAGGGTTCTGCAACCTTCAAGCTGATCTTTGCCGCTGGTGGAGCTATTTCGTTTGGACAGCACATGTTGCAGGTGGCTTCACAGG CCTGCAGAGGGCAGCCCGTGAACCCTGATCTTGTGTGTCCATACATGTCTAATGGTGCGTATGCCTACCCACCTCCCCCTCCATCTAACAGCATCTACTCCACTGGGCCACCTCCTCCTGGCTATTCATACCCTGTACCTCCAG GTGCATTTTATTCCAATTTTCAGGATTTTGATGGTGCTGCAGCCTCTGTTCCTCCTCCATCTTACTCCGAAACAATGGCACAAACCCCTCCAGATCCCGACCAACCACGTACACCTGCAG CGGAGGCTAAAGCAGCCGAGGCAGCAGCCAGCGCAAACACCGCTCCTCTTGCTCGTACTCACGTATACCTGCCAGAT GACAAGCCGCCACCTTACTCACCACCTGAAGACAAGAAGAACCAGTGA
- the LOC113634045 gene encoding protein BCCIP homolog — protein MASSAKRRAIGSGENPADHDDSSDEGLEDSGEESENSEEELNEEVVVDFEAHTISDHDFNGIKKLLQQLFLKAHVNTSELTDVIIQQNHIGSVIRQAEVPDDSDNEDPDEVFGFNSIINLTERKGMECVEQIKELVLGQCEKVCSAAVQEQFQQVIEDMSKNVGLLLSERFINVPPQIALPLYTQLLEEMSDAQRTNKPSGKCHYCLLISKTCQEAKKSIPARGPAKDMPMFVNAEEEFFYEQAVVKFHYSVQEEADSCHSGRWSFDDVPMKPFRTVCLIPMERMPVIMDKLRDYLTI, from the exons ATGGCATCATCTGCGAAAAGAAGAGCGATTGGAAGCGGAGAAAATCCTGCAGACCACGACGACAGCTCGGATGAAGGATTAGAGGATTCCGGAGAGGAGAGTGAAAATTCAGAAGAAGAATTAAACGAG GAAGTTGTGGTGGATTTTGAAGCCCACACGATATCTGACCACGATTTTAATGGCATTAAGAAACTACTGCAGCAG CTTTTCCTGAAGGCGCACGTGAACACCTCGGAGCTCACTGACGTCATCATCCAGCAAAACCACATCGGCAGCGTCATCAGG cAAGCTGAGGTGCCTGATGACAGTGATAACGAGGATCCAGACGAAGTCTTTGGGTTTAACAGTATTATAAATCTGACTGAGAGAAAG GGTATGGAGTGTGTGGAGCAGATTAAGGAGCTGGTTTTGGGGCAGTGTGAGAAGGTGTGCTCAGCTGCTGTTCAGGAGCAGTTTCAGCAGGTTATAGAAGACATGTCTAAGAATGTTGGACTGCTGCTCAGTGAGCGATTTATCAACGTCCCCCCACAGATTGCCCTACCCCTTTACACACAACTGCT TGAGGAGATGTCTGATGCACAGAGGACCAATAAACCCAGTGGGAAATGTCACTACTGTCTGTTGATTAGCAAAACATGCCAGGAGGCCAAGAAGAGCATCCCGGCACGAGGACCTGCCAAAGACATGCCCATGTTCGTCAATGCAGAGGAGGAGTTCTTTTACGAG caagcCGTGGTGAAGTTTCACTATTCGGTCCAGGAGGAAGCTGATTCATGTCACTCAGGACGATGGTCATTCGACGACGTACCTATGAAACCCTTCCGGACAGTGTGTCTGATTCCCATGGAGAGAATGCCTGTAATTATGGACAAGCTAAGGGACTATCTCACAATCTGA